The proteins below come from a single Bombyx mori chromosome 7, ASM3026992v2 genomic window:
- the LOC101744692 gene encoding uncharacterized protein LOC101744692, whose protein sequence is MVNKSEPFKMGASKEMRSFVILLNYGLLCCGQFMPEDYYYDIVTRDPDDLMREKENEVRALRAFQADCAEDVQVKPDLVVNLKSGDWQTEDVSLKKWALCVLMKLGLMTAQGVFKMNEAMSKIPDMNDKIIAEKLIDDCLSLQATTPHDAAWNYIKCHHQKDPEGNFSSLNIF, encoded by the exons ATGGTTAACAAAAGTGAACCATTCAAAATGGGAGCGTCGAAAGAAATGCGTTCCTTCGTAATACTATTGAATTACGGTCTTCTGTGCTGTGGGCAGTTCATGCCAGag GACTATTATTACGATATCGTGACGAGAGATCCTGACGATCTGATGCGAGAGAAAGAGAATGAAGTCCGGGCCCTGAGAGCATTCCAGGCTGATTGTGCGGAGGACGTCCAGGTCAAGCCGGATTTAGTGGTCAACTTGAAGAGCGGTGACTGGCAG ACTGAAGACGTATCTCTCAAGAAATGGGCCCTCTGTGTGCTAATGAAACTCGGACTCATGACGGCACAAGGGGTGTTCAAAATGAACGAAGCCATGTCTAAGATTCCAGATATGAatg ATAAAATCATAGCAGAGAAACTTATCGACGATTGCCTCAGTCTCCAGGCAACAACGCCACACGACGCCGCATGGAACTACATTAAATGTCATCATCAGAAAGATCCCGAGGGAAATTTTTCTTCCTTAAACATCTTCtga
- the LOC692904 gene encoding sericotropin precursor: MKTFIVFVVCVVLAQALTDEQKENLKKHRADCLSETKADEQLVNKLKTGDFKTENEPLKKYALCMLIKSQLMTKDGKFKKDVALAKVPNAEDKLKVEKLIDACLANKGNSPHQTAWNYVKCYHEKDPKHALFL, from the exons ATGAAGACTTTTATCGTGTTCGTCGTCTGCGTTGTCTTGGCTCAG GCCCTCACAGATGAGCAGAAGGAGAACTTGAAGAAACACAGAGCCGACTGTCTCTCCGAGACGAAAGCTGATGAACAATTGGTGAACAAACTGAAGACAGGCGACTTTAAG ACTGAAAACGAACCATTGAAGAAGTATGCTCTATGTATGCTGATCAAATCACAGCTGATGACCAAGGACGGGAAATTCAAGAAGGACGTCGCTCTGGCTAAAGTGCCTAATGCTG AAGACAAATTGAAAGTAGAGAAGCTGATTGACGCTTGCCTGGCCAACAAAGGCAACAGCCCTCACCAAACAGCCTGGAATTATGTGAAATGCTACCACGAGAAAGACCCGAAGCACGCTCTTTTCTTGTAA